From a single Sorghum bicolor cultivar BTx623 chromosome 5, Sorghum_bicolor_NCBIv3, whole genome shotgun sequence genomic region:
- the LOC110435284 gene encoding uncharacterized protein LOC110435284, with amino-acid sequence MLSLPPPAPPAAAAVAVAAAAAAAAADEKRPSPPMKAKLLFPYAVSCVFGGMRRAWGMALVGLHALTRVVKVVSFTTDAEEVRFLVPIFHGWVYLGIAAVVLVTCVDIIYYTTLRWPAS; translated from the coding sequence ATGCTGAGCCTGCCTCCTCCGGCCccacccgcggcggcggcggtggcggtggcggcggcggcggcggcggcggcggcggatgagAAGCGTCCCTCGCCGCCGATGAAGGCGAAGCTGCTTTTTCCGTACGCCGTGTCCTGCGTGTTCGGCGGCATGCGCCGCGCCTGGGGCATGGCTCTCGTCGGGCTCCACGCCTTGACCCGTGTCGTCAAGGTCGTCTCCTTCACGACAGACGCAGAGGAGGTTCGCTTCTTGGTACCGATCTTCCACGGCTGGGTGTACCTCGGCATCGCCGCCGTGGTGCTCGTGACGTGCGTGGACATCATCTACTACACG